The following coding sequences are from one Ochotona princeps isolate mOchPri1 chromosome 8, mOchPri1.hap1, whole genome shotgun sequence window:
- the PCBP1 gene encoding poly(rC)-binding protein 1, whose product MDAGVTESGLNVTLTIRLLMHGKEVGSIIGKKGESVKRIREESGARINISEGNCPERIITLTGPTNAIFKAFAMIIDKLEEDINSSMTNSTAASRPPVTLRLVVPATQCGSLIGKGGCKIKEIRESTGAQVQVAGDMLPNSTERAITIAGVPQSVTECVKQICLVMLETLSQSPQARVMTIPYQPMPASSPVICAGGQERCSDAAGYPHATHDLEGPPLDAYSIQGQHTISPLDLAKLNQVARQQSHFAMMHGGTGFAGIDSSSPEVKGYWASLDASTQTTHELTIPNNLIGCIIGRQGANINEIRQMSGAQIKIANPVEGSSGRQVTITGSAASISLAQYLINARLSSEKGMGCS is encoded by the coding sequence ATGGATGCCGGGGTGACTGAAAGCGGACTCAACGTGACTCTCACCATTCGGCTGCTGATGCACGGCAAGGAAGTGGGGAGCATCATCGGCAAGAAAGGGGAGTCGGTGAAGAGGATCCGCGAGGAGAGCGGCGCGCGGATCAACATCTCGGAGGGCAACTGCCCGGAGAGGATCATCACCCTCACGGGCCCCACCAATGCCATCTTCAAGGCCTTCGCCATGATCATCGACAAGCTGGAGGAAGATATCAACAGCTCCATGACCAACAGCACGGCGGCCAGCCGGCCCCCGGTCACCCTGCGCCTGGTGGTGCCGGCCACCCAGTGCGGCTCCCTCATCGGCAAGGGCGGCTGTAAGATCAAAGAGATCCGCGAGAGCACGGGGGCCCAGGTGCAGGTGGCGGGGGACATGCTGCCCAACTCGACCGAGCGCGCCATCACCATCGCCGGCGTGCCGCAGTCGGTGACCGAGTGCGTCAAGCAGATCTGCCTGGTCATGCTCGAGACGCTCTCGCAGTCCCCGCAGGCCCGGGTCATGACCATCCCGTACCAGCCCATGCCGGCCAGCTCCCCGGTCATCTGCGCCGGCGGCCAGGAGCGCTGCAGCGACGCCGCGGGCTACCCGCACGCCACCCACGACCTGGAGGGACCCCCGCTCGACGCCTACTCGATCCAGGGACAACACACCATTTCGCCGCTCGACCTAGCCAAGCTCAACCAGGTGGCCAGACAACAGTCTCACTTTGCCATGATGCACGGCGGGACCGGATTCGCGGGAATTGACTCCAGCTCCCCCGAGGTGAAAGGCTATTGGGCAAGTTTGGATGCATCTACTCAAACCACCCACGAACTCACCATTCCAAATAACTTAATCGGCTGCATCATCGGGCGCCAGGGCGCCAACATTAATGAGATCCGCCAGATGTCGGGGGCCCAGATCAAAATTGCCAACCCGGTGGAGGGCTCCTCTGGCCGGCAGGTCACTATCACTGGCTCTGCCGCCAGCATTAGTCTGGCCCAGTATCTAATCAATGCCAGGCTTTCCTCTGAGAAGGGCATGGGCTGCAGCTAG